One Tunturibacter gelidoferens genomic region harbors:
- a CDS encoding copper homeostasis protein CutC yields the protein MRKITFELCAETLQACLAAREGGADRIELCTALSEGGLTPSHALTHAAVLRSGIPVHVLLRPRSGDFHYTDDEFAVMREDLLHARGLGASGFVLGILRADGTVDSERTRELVELAAPLEITFHRAFDYTTSLEQALEDVIATGCGRVLTSGGEPDVLSGADKLARLVKLADGRIDVAVGGGLRIKDARALARATGASHFHGSLRRSEASKMQHERRWVLEDADSLDGTSRFVVDAADVLAMIENLRSS from the coding sequence ATGCGCAAGATTACGTTCGAACTCTGTGCAGAGACTCTTCAGGCCTGCCTCGCCGCGCGCGAAGGGGGCGCCGATCGCATTGAACTTTGCACCGCCCTCAGCGAAGGCGGTCTAACGCCGAGTCACGCTCTAACGCACGCAGCGGTTCTTCGCAGTGGTATCCCTGTTCATGTCCTGTTGCGGCCTCGAAGTGGCGACTTCCACTACACGGACGATGAGTTCGCCGTCATGCGGGAGGACCTGCTTCACGCGCGCGGACTCGGAGCCAGCGGCTTTGTGCTCGGCATACTCCGCGCCGACGGCACAGTAGACTCCGAACGCACCCGCGAGCTAGTGGAATTGGCGGCTCCGCTTGAGATCACCTTTCATCGCGCCTTCGATTACACCACCTCGCTGGAGCAGGCTCTCGAAGATGTGATTGCCACTGGTTGCGGACGTGTTCTTACCTCCGGTGGCGAACCTGATGTACTGTCGGGAGCGGACAAACTGGCACGACTGGTAAAACTCGCTGACGGAAGAATTGATGTCGCTGTCGGCGGGGGTCTGCGCATCAAGGACGCAAGGGCTCTGGCTCGCGCGACCGGTGCAAGCCATTTTCATGGTTCTCTGCGGCGGAGCGAAGCCAGCAAGATGCAACATGAGCGTCGCTGGGTGCTAGAGGATGCAGACTCACTCGACGGCACCTCACGCTTCGTGGTGGACGCAGCAGATGTGCTCGCCATGATCGAGAACCTGCGAAGTTCCTGA